The sequence gcccctagAGACTACGATTGTGCCTAGAGATCAGGTTTCTTGGGCAAAGTGCCTCGAGATCAGTTAAGTGATTAAACTCCTCTGTTTTAGTAAATGTAGCATCTTTTGATAGATTACCAAGCCTCAAATACCCATATTTTCGTTCTGATTTCATTTTCTAAATCAGATGGTtaaatttatcttttttatttctttcctttaaTCTCTTCACTGTATCCATTGCAGGAGATACAATGACGCCGACTAAATCCATTGCAGATGGACAAACCTTAATCTCGTCAGGTGGGACCTTCGAACTGGGCTTCTTCAGCCCTGGTGATTCGAAGAATCGGTACTTGGGGATATATTACACTCCAGATAAAATAGTTGTGTGGGTTGCCAATAGAATCTCTCCCCTCAGTGGCTCCACGGGGGTTCTCAATCTCACAGGTGATGGAACTCTGGAAATTGTAAATAGCACCGGATATATTTTTTGGTCCACAGGCACATCAAATGCAATCAATCCCGTTGTACAGCTCCTGGACTCGGGAAATCTCGTCCTGATTGAAGGAACTTCGAAGACTTTATTGTGGCAGAGCTTTGATCATCCAACTGACACACTTCTGCCAGGTATGAAGCTTGCACGGGACTTCAGAACCAATCTTGACACGTATCTCACATCATGGAAAAGCTCCTCCGACCCTTCACCAGGGGACTACTCCTACAAGATAAATAGAAATGCAGCAACAGAGCTTTTCTTATGGAGAGGATCTGACCTAATATTTCGCACTGGACCCTGGAACGGACGTGGATTTAATGGCAATCCACAGATGAGCATAACTAATCTGTTCAGGTTTCATCTAAGTTCCAATAAGTCTGAGGCCACCTACAGTTTCGAAGTACTGGACAATTCTATTCTATCTCGTCTTGTGTCGAACGAGACTGGAGCGCTTCAGCGTTTCGTGCGGTCTAAACCAAACCTTGGATGGGACCTCTACTGGTGGCATCCAAAAGACCCGTGCGACGAGTATGCTAACTGTGGAGCTAATAGCATATGCAGCACAAACTACTCAGCTGCCTGCGCTTGTTTGAAGGGATTCAGTCCTAAGTCTCCTCAAAATTGGAGAATTGGAGACAATACCGATGGTTGTGTGCGGAGAACAGCTCTAAATTGTTCATCAGGTGATGGTTTCTTCGGGCTGCAGCAAGCGAAGTTGCCCGATACATCAAATGCCACCGTGCACAGCAGCAAAAGTCTGGAAGAGTGCAAAGACTGGTGCCTGAAGAACTGCTCTTGCAGTGCCTATGCTATCAGTGAAGGGAGTGGATGTATGACGTGGACCGGAGATCTCGTAGATATTAGAGTGTTCACTGAAGGAGGAGCGGATCTATATGTTCGGCTTGCATCTTCTGAATTAGGTAACGTTTATTTCCTGCGAGGGGAAGTTAAACCGGTAAATATATAGACTACAATTGCAACTCTTGCAGGAGCTGGATATGGCTGTTGGGTTGCATCGGATGACTAAAGAGATTATCGCAGACCTCTTAACATCAGttttcttttcccaatttttctccttttttagcCCCATTTAGCTTAGCGTGCTTATCCGAGAACTGATGATCCAGGTTCCAATTGTAGTACCTACATAAGCTTAGGTGGGAAATAATTAGAATAACAATGTAGCTTTTCTCTCTTCAAATATATGGAATCCCAAGCCAAAGTCATGTTGAGAAGTTCCTCCATTTTGCTGAGTATTGCAGTCTTTCCTGGTAAAATTTCCTCCATTTGCTGACAAGGTGATGATGAAGTCTATTTGTTTAGAAAAATATGTTGTATATTACCAattaatcaaaataatatctaAGTTATATAAGTGCAATGACAACTCCGTGATACATTAAACTTTTCCTGTGATTGGCAGTAAGGTCTATGTTCTCCCTATTACTCATCTTATTCTTATCCAATGCTAGGACTTTCGACAATTGGTTTTAATATGCCAGTATTATGAACGCACTCTTTCGATTAAAATTTATGGTAGCCTCCTTTTTTTCCCCAAACAACATCCAATATTTGTAATGTAAAAGGAAGTAATTTTGCTAACATAATGTCTAATGAGGAGGatttatcttaaaatcaatgaaataaacaaCAAATTAATAGTTAATAACTAATCCGTTTGCCAAATCACATCCCTTTCTCACTAAAAGGAACACCAAGGGATATTTTTCTACATTTTTTGAGAGAATATATTTTTCTACATTTAACATTGCCATACATTTCTTTGTTGCTTTATATGGTTTTAAGTGAACGTGACATGGTGATATAGTTCTGTTAAGTTTGTGATTCTCTGCATGCTGAatctaggaacattttctcatgCAGAAATATAATTATATACCAGTTCTAACATACATGTCACAAAACACATTTATATGATAGGTTAGCGTAGAACAAAATATATAACTGATATTCCGTATCATAAAAAATGTACCCTAAGTCAAAGTCCTAATTCCAAAATATTGTTGTGCAGATCATATAAGCGGTAATTATGGTAAAAAGAAGACTGTGATAGCCATTATCATTTCTTCGTTGGTAGTGTTTCTTCTGTTTGTGTGCTTGATTCAACTCCTGTGGAAGAAGAGCAGAAAAAGAAAGCAAGGTACTTACCCCTTTACCTACACAAACAGACATGATCTATCACTTATACCAGctattatataatattgataAATTGTACTTCTAGTATTAGCATTGATTTCTTTAACATTCTCAGAACAGATTTCATCAACATTTGGCACTAAGAATCCATCAAATAATTTTATGCCTACCAGTGACATAC is a genomic window of Phoenix dactylifera cultivar Barhee BC4 chromosome 4, palm_55x_up_171113_PBpolish2nd_filt_p, whole genome shotgun sequence containing:
- the LOC120110662 gene encoding receptor-like serine/threonine-protein kinase SD1-8, producing the protein MAQLDETFWVPGSKREMALAEWVLVLGFSAAAVLVHGQPGDTMTPTKSIADGQTLISSGGTFELGFFSPGDSKNRYLGIYYTPDKIVVWVANRISPLSGSTGVLNLTGDGTLEIVNSTGYIFWSTGTSNAINPVVQLLDSGNLVLIEGTSKTLLWQSFDHPTDTLLPGMKLARDFRTNLDTYLTSWKSSSDPSPGDYSYKINRNAATELFLWRGSDLIFRTGPWNGRGFNGNPQMSITNLFRFHLSSNKSEATYSFEVLDNSILSRLVSNETGALQRFVRSKPNLGWDLYWWHPKDPCDEYANCGANSICSTNYSAACACLKGFSPKSPQNWRIGDNTDGCVRRTALNCSSGDGFFGLQQAKLPDTSNATVHSSKSLEECKDWCLKNCSCSAYAISEGSGCMTWTGDLVDIRVFTEGGADLYVRLASSELGNVYFLRGEVKPLGKTISTPYNESRGNEPELPLFDIHTIRTATNNFSDDNKLGEGGFGPVYKGQLEDGENIAVKRLSKDSVQGIHEFTNEVLLIAKLQHRNLVRLLGCCIEGEERLLVYEYLQNTSWDCFIFDRTRSALLNWQKRLDIILGIARGLLYLHQDSRLKIIHRDLKASNILLDEELNPKISDFGTARIFKVDQIEENTIRIVGTYGYMSPEYAMDGIFSVKSDVFSFGVLVLEILSGKKNRMINQAKARLNLLGHAWRLWTEGRCLEILDEAVGCAYPESKVLRCIQVALLCVQEGSEDRPTMAEVVLMLGTESALLPQPQRPGFCIPTPLMARDWSSSNKITVTIEGR